A single Vigna radiata var. radiata cultivar VC1973A chromosome 8, Vradiata_ver6, whole genome shotgun sequence DNA region contains:
- the LOC106769951 gene encoding U3 small nucleolar ribonucleoprotein protein IMP3 — translation MRKLKFHEKKLLKKVNFLEWKREGGQRENLVMQRYHITGRDDYKKYSGLCHMVQKLVNILKQMDAKDPFRIDMTDKLLEKLYNMGVIPTRQSITLCERLTVSSFCRRRLSTVLVRLKFAEHLKEAVTYIEQGHIRVGPETVTDPAFLVTRNMEDFITWVDSSKIKRKVLQYNDKLDDYDLMN, via the exons ATGAGGAAGCTAAAGTTTCATGAAAAGAAGCTTTTGAAGAAGGTAAATTTTTTAGAATGGAAGAGGGAAGGGGGTCAAAGAGAGAACTTGGTTATGCAACGCTACCACATTACTGGACGGGACGATTACAAAAA ATATTCAGGTTTATGCCATATGGTTCAGAAGTTAGTTAATATATTGAAACAGATGGACGCAAAGGATCCTTTTAGGATTGACATGACTGACAAGCTTTTGGAAAAACT CTACAACATGGGCGTTATTCCAACCAGGCAAAGCATCACACTATGTGAACGCTTAACCGTGTCATCCTTCTGTAG ACGTAGGCTCTCAACTGTTCTGGTGCGATTAAAATTTGCTGAACACTTGAAAGAAGCTGTCACGTACATTGAGCAAGGGCATATAAGGGTTGGTCCAGAGACGGTGACAGACCCGGCTTTCCTTGTAACTAGGAACATGGAAGACTTCATTACATGGGTGGATTCATccaaaataaagagaaaggTGCTTCAGTACAATGACAAATTGGATGACTATGATTTAATGAATTAA